Proteins found in one Stigmatopora nigra isolate UIUO_SnigA chromosome 15, RoL_Snig_1.1, whole genome shotgun sequence genomic segment:
- the psmd3 gene encoding 26S proteasome non-ATPase regulatory subunit 3 codes for MKETTGSKRRDRAGGRERDAKSDKPKEAGGSGSVAEPQDVDMPEAEAACSAKQPKELDSLTLEDIKEHVKQIEKAVSGKEPRFVLRALRALPSTSRRLNTLVLHKTISGFFTNNVATRDFLLAFLDEPMDLVDGDVPFRPRTGKAATTPLLPEVEAYLQLLLVVHLTNNKRFSEAQKVSDDLLQKMAPKNRRALDLVAAKCYYYHARVYEFLNQLDIIRSFLHTRLRTATLRHDADGQAVLLNLLLRNYLNFNLYDQAEKLVSKSVFPELANNNEWARYLYYTGRIKAIQLEYSEARRTLTNALRKAPQHTAVGFKQTVHKLLIVVELLLGEIPDRLQFRQPSLKRSLMPYFLLTQAVRTGNLSKFNQALEQFGEKFQADGTYTLIIRLRHNVIKTGVRMISLSYSRISLADIAVKLQLDSPEDAEFIVAKAIRDGVIEASINHEKGFVQSKETMDIYGTREPQLAFHQRISFCLDIHNMSVKAMRFPPKAYNKDLESAEERREREQQDLEFAKEMAEDDDDSFP; via the exons ATGAAGGAGACGACGGGGAGCAAGCGGCGCGACCGGGCAGGGGGCCGAGAGCGAGACGCCAAGTCCGACAAGCCCAAAGAGGCCGGTGGTAGCGGTAGCGTCGCTGAGCCACAGGACGTCGACATGCCCGAAGCTGAGGCTGCTTGCTCTGCTAAGCAACCCAAGGAGCTTGACAGCCTGACCCTCGAAG ACATCAAGGAGCACGTCAAGCAGATCGAGAAGGCAGTTTCGGGCAAGGAGCCTCGTTTTGTGCTGCGAGCGTTGCGGGCCTTGCCATCCACCAGCCGTCGACTCAACACGCTGGTGCTGCACAAAACCATCAGCGGCTTCTTCACCAACAATGTCGCCACCAGAGACTTCCTACTCGCCTTCTTGGATGAG CCCATGGACCTGGTGGACGGCGATGTGCCATTTCGTCCCAGGACGGGTAAGGCGGCGACCACTCCACTTCTTCCTGAGGTTGAAGCATACCTACAGCTGCTTCTGGTGGTCCACCTGACCAACAACAAGCGCTTCAGCGAG GCTCAGAAGGTTTCTGACGACCTCCTGCAGAAGATGGCCCCCAAGAACCGCCGAGCTCTGGACCTGGTGGCCGCTAagtgctactactaccacgCTCGCGTCTACGAGTTCCTTAACCAGCTGGACATCATCCGCAG TTTTCTGCACACGCGTCTGCGCACTGCCACCCTTCGTCACGACGCCGACGGCCAAGCGGTTCTCCTCAATCTGCTGCTAAGGAACTACCTCAACTTCAACCTCTATGATCAAGCCGAGAAGCTCGTGTCCAAGTCCGTCTTTCCCGAACTCGCCAACAACAACGAGTGGGCCCGATACCTTTACTATACTG gtcGGATTAAAGCCATCCAGCTGGAGTATTCAGAAGCTCGCAGAACTTTGACCAACGCACTCAGGAAAGCTCCCCAGCACACGGCAGTGGGCTTCAAGCAGACG GTGCACAAGCTCCTGATCGTGGTGGAGTTGTTGCTCGGTGAAATTCCTGACAGACTTCAGTTCAGGCAGCCGTCACTCAAGAGGTCGCTCATGCCCTACTTCTTACTCACTCAAG CTGTAAGAACGGGTAACCTGTCCAAGTTCAACCAAGCGTTGGAGCAGTTCGGCGAAAAGTTCCAGGCCGATGGCACGTACACGCTCATCATCCGACTCCGACACAACGTCATCAAGACAG GCGTACGGATGATCAGCCTGTCGTACTCTCGCATCTCGCTGGCCGACATCGCCGTCAAGTTGCAACTGGACAGTCCCGAGGACGCCGAGTTCATCGTGGCTAAG GCCATCCGAGATGGAGTGATCGAGGCAAGTATCAACCACGAGAAGGGCTTCGTCCAGTCCAAAGAGACGATGGACATCTATGGCACCAGAGAACCTCAGCTTGCCTTCCACCAGAGGATCTCCTTCTGCCTTGACATTCACAACATGTCGGTTAAG GCCATGAGGTTTCCGCCTAAGGCTTACAACAAAGACTTGGAGTCAGCTgag GAGCGTCGGGAACGCGAACAGCAGGATCTGGAGTTTGCCAAAGAAATGGCCGAAGATGATGACGATAGCTTCCCCTGA
- the asb16 gene encoding ankyrin repeat and SOCS box protein 16, whose amino-acid sequence MSKDTFPFTSTSLRSLRMEQELQDWEDARRALAQRRALTRDPLPRAPQRPPRNPKHLQEVRAAPAQVHCRDTTIHNTFMCGDMKGVYTVLRDPAMVDALMETVHEEMVWAPEMGMWTITSKIKQTSALRLASGCGHAACVEELLFRGAEVNADPGGRTALHDACAGGHATCVKLLLDHGADMRLLADDGNAALHLCTSSLSLQCAELLLNGGADVNMRTAESRLTPLHVAALRGLEDHVELILSLGGDVLATNREGETALNAACAKAERPSEVGRYLGVIRRLLEAGANPCTAGKKRHTPLHNACGNCCPAIVKLLLQYGAQADVHNCAGYTPMECVLQVLDDYLEQQPEEVVRTLLNHGAKPVPLKMLKQCVSSPATFEVILNSYTHIPSFNWLDEYHLSKEHSSFYKLVCKRSSQPRSLQHLCRCTVRHLLGVLEQFKMSQLDVPNSVKEYLLLQNDGTLH is encoded by the exons ATGTCCAAGGACACGTTTCCCTTCACATCTACGTCGTTACGCTCACTGCGGATGGAGCAGGAGTTGCAGGACTGGGAGGACGCACGGCGGGCCTTGGCCCAGAGGAGAGCCCTGACCCGAGATCCGCTGCCAAGGGCCCCCCAGAGGCCACCACGCAATCCCAAGCACCTCCAGGAGGTGCGAGCTGCCCCGGCTCAAGTCCACTGCCGGGACACCACCATCCACAATACTTTTATGTGTGGAGACATGAAGGGGGTGTACACCGTCCTCAGGGATCCCGCCATGGTCGACGCCTTAATGGAGACGGTGCATGAAGAGATGGTGTGGGCCCCGGAGATGG GCATGTGGACCATAACGTCCAAGATAAAGCAGACGTCCGCCTTGCGCCTGGCGTCCGGCTGTGGGCACGCAGCTTGTGTGGAGGAGCTCCTATTCCGCGGCGCCGAAGTGAACGCAGATCCGGGAGGCCGCACGGCCCTCCATGATGCCTGCGCGGGAGGGCACGCCACCTGCGTTAAACTGCTGCTTGACCACGGAGCAGACATGCGACTGCTAGCGGATGATGGAAACGCTGCTCTTCACCTGTGCACCTCGTCGCTCTCTTTACA GTGTGCCGAGCTGCTTCTGAATGGTGGGGCTGACGTAAACATGAGGACTGCCGAGTCCAGGCTCACCCCACTGCACGTGGCTGCCCTGAGGGGTCTGGAAGACCACGTGGAGCTGATCCTCTCCCTAGGTGGCGACGTGCTGGCCACCAATCGGGAAGGTGAAACAGCACTGAACGCCGCCTGCGCCAAGGCCGAAAGGCCTTCCGAGGTGGGTCGCTACCTGGGGGTGATCCGCAGACTTTTGGAGGCGGGCGCCAACCCGTGCACGGcaggaaaaaaacgacacacgCCGCTGCACAACGCTTGCGGCAACTGCTGTCCGGCCATTGTGAAGTTACTGCTGCAGTACGGCGCACAGGCTGATGTCCATAACTGCGCAGGGTACACACCCATGGAATGTGTGCTGCAG GTGCTGGATGACTATTTAGAGCAGCAGCCCGAAGAAGTGGTACGGACCCTCCTGAACCATGGAGCAAAACCTGTACCACTAAAG atgttgAAGCAATGCGTTTCTTCTCCGGCCACTTTCGAGGTGATTCTTAACTCGTACACACACATCCCATCATTCAACTGGTTGGATGAGTACCATCTCAGCAAGGAACACTCAAGCTTCTACAAACTCGTGTGTAAACGGAGCAGTCAACCTCGCTCGCTGCAGCATCTCTGTCGCTGCACTGTGCGTCATCttttgggggtgctagagcaatTTAAAATGAGTCAACTGGATGTCCCGAATTCAGTCAAGGAGTATCTGCTGTTGCAGAATGACGGGACATTGCACTAG